In Capsicum annuum cultivar UCD-10X-F1 chromosome 11, UCD10Xv1.1, whole genome shotgun sequence, one genomic interval encodes:
- the LOC107846797 gene encoding putative F-box protein At1g47730 gives MEIFLTPSIRRWNKKDPVLFVLSIKYDGFDYVNGLFCLWSAMEHPPVIYNPTTRIVRYLPCLDSIDHRFTCYSYSFGFELDGKKYKILMSSHPLDPNSLTKHWVLTLGSNESWREIKSEPCSSLLLLSRGLCMEGFIYFLGIHEDKRCIVTFNVRTENFRIISLWADVIDVLGGIFCNLMQVKGKLAVISQSRWNVNEIYLRILQSCENEEWVKHTITFSETLCSSLMKNFIGCISGSTPDGEIVFISNSMFNGSWIVYYDLKKKS, from the coding sequence ATGGAAATTTTTCTTACACCATCGATCAGAAGGTGGAACAAAAAAGATCCAGTGTTGTTCGTATTGAGCATTAAATATGATGGATTTGATTATGTTAACGGTTTATTCTGCTTATGGAGTGCAATGGAGCATCCCCCTGTTATTTATAATCCGACTACAAGAATAGTAAGATATCTTCCTTGCCTCGATTCCATTGATCATAGATTTACCTGTTATTCCTATTCATTTGGTTTTGAGTTGGATGGAAAGAAGTATAAAATATTGATGAGTAGTCATCCCCTAGATCCGAACTCACTCACAAAACATTGGGTTTTAACTCTCGGCTCAAATGAATCATGGAGAGAGATTAAAAGTGAACCTTGTTCGTCATTACTGTTACTGAGCAGAGGACTTTGCATGGAAGGATTTATCTATTTTCTAGGTATTCATGAAGATAAAAGATGCATAGTGACATTTAATGTTAGGACGGAGAATTTTAGAATTATCTCATTGTGGGCCGACGTAATAGATGTTCTTGGAGGAATATTTTGTAACTTGATGCAAGTTAAAGGAAAATTAGCTGTCATCAGTCAGTCGAGATGGAATGTGAATGAGATCTATTTGAGGATTTTACAGAGTTGTGAAAATGAAGAATGGGTGAAGCACACCATCACGTTTTCTGAGACACTTTGTTCTAGCTTGATGAAGAATTTCATTGGTTGCATTTCTGGTAGTACTCCTGATGGTGAGATTGTGTTCATCTCTAACTCGATGTTCAACGGAAGCTGGATTGTTTATTATGATTTGAAGAAGAAGAGTTAG